One genomic segment of Candidatus Dependentiae bacterium includes these proteins:
- a CDS encoding ankyrin repeat domain-containing protein, which produces MDSPTLNTQVFEKLYTHQRLTFTKSEAHALSIARQANFSEKDKEEFELVLKNKILIALGTSQAKFLFDQHCMQGKTAKEKHDYVLQLLLAACTDLNNCRKIKLDQGYAGDYGCTDKASEIKYEINKLLHWLCADINMIETLDNSSLFIYVAKSLNKKCVKLLLAQGANVNLKDRDGDTALLAICRNSGGKRIFQEEIRLKIVSLLIDAGAQINELSAEGLAPIQYVLRAASPSLIYIENNNPRFSFHHSLTTESINYIKLAALLTEKGANCDFRPSKSLEVGKPLETAYQFVCRKCEKDTYLRLEWLDLKSLMEKQQANKKWCIIQ; this is translated from the coding sequence ATGGACAGTCCTACTTTAAATACGCAGGTTTTTGAAAAATTATATACTCATCAAAGGTTAACATTCACAAAATCAGAAGCTCATGCTCTTTCAATAGCTAGACAAGCTAATTTCTCTGAGAAAGATAAAGAAGAGTTTGAGTTGGTTTTAAAAAATAAGATCTTAATTGCTTTAGGTACCTCTCAAGCTAAATTCCTTTTTGACCAGCATTGTATGCAAGGCAAAACAGCTAAAGAAAAGCATGATTATGTACTACAATTGTTACTAGCAGCTTGCACAGATTTAAACAATTGCCGTAAGATTAAACTTGATCAGGGCTATGCAGGAGACTATGGGTGTACCGATAAAGCGTCTGAAATAAAATATGAAATAAATAAATTGCTGCATTGGTTATGTGCTGATATAAATATGATTGAGACTTTAGACAACTCTTCTTTATTTATTTATGTAGCAAAAAGCTTAAATAAAAAGTGTGTTAAATTACTACTTGCTCAAGGAGCGAATGTTAATTTAAAAGATAGAGACGGTGATACTGCTCTTTTAGCCATTTGCAGAAATAGTGGGGGAAAGCGCATTTTCCAAGAAGAGATACGTTTGAAAATAGTTTCTTTACTTATTGATGCAGGCGCACAAATAAACGAGCTTAGTGCTGAAGGATTGGCACCAATTCAGTATGTTCTAAGGGCAGCTTCTCCTTCTCTCATTTATATAGAAAACAATAACCCACGTTTCTCATTTCATCATAGCCTAACGACCGAGTCTATAAATTATATAAAACTTGCAGCATTACTTACTGAAAAAGGTGCTAATTGTGATTTTAGACCAAGCAAATCTTTAGAAGTTGGTAAACCTCTAGAAACGGCTTACCAATTTGTTTGTCGTAAATGTGAGAAAGACACCTATCTTAGACTAGAGTGGCTAGACTTAAAAAGTCTTATGGAAAAACAACAAGCTAATAAAAAGTGGTGTATAATCCAATAA
- a CDS encoding SEL1-like repeat protein, translating into MHKITEKFFKGSVGITILVLSFSFLSLAMITDSFLSNSLPAIIDQHIKSDLEKNSKEQASGIPFKKLFEKYKQQQVPFILARKVHLLADDTRFYEYYDYNELKENQLTLSSTVFLEYFLLHPLDGTWHYLANSLDATNGNHKKLTLIDFASRAKQAVDENSNLEFASYFLMLGLCCEHGSGIEKDYRLALYYYCLAAKKGLHEAHISISYLLNPKTICEHKQSLDKNLLETYITLHPLSLRSSATTQSYIEKVKELYKDLQNAKSNSNSTNPLEQYHLKAKQNKLYKIIADYHMTQALFETSIDKLLDFSLDLLTSNKGGLYLGRDSLCKVQEIVDAIDNSCIKILSLEQKNKINFINTLLHTRQAPAV; encoded by the coding sequence ATGCACAAAATTACTGAAAAATTTTTTAAGGGATCAGTAGGGATTACTATTCTAGTGCTGTCTTTTAGCTTTCTTTCTCTAGCAATGATAACAGATTCCTTTTTATCAAACAGCTTACCTGCCATAATTGATCAACATATTAAAAGCGATCTAGAAAAAAACTCCAAGGAACAGGCTTCTGGAATACCGTTTAAAAAGCTTTTTGAAAAATATAAACAGCAACAAGTACCCTTTATTTTAGCACGCAAAGTACATCTGCTGGCTGATGATACTCGTTTTTATGAGTATTATGATTACAATGAACTAAAAGAAAATCAACTAACTTTATCCTCAACTGTTTTTTTAGAGTATTTTTTACTGCATCCACTTGATGGAACATGGCATTATCTAGCAAATTCACTTGATGCTACAAACGGCAATCATAAAAAACTTACTTTGATTGATTTTGCCAGTAGAGCTAAACAAGCTGTAGATGAAAACTCAAACTTGGAATTTGCCTCTTATTTTTTAATGCTTGGATTGTGCTGTGAACATGGTTCTGGAATCGAAAAAGATTATCGCTTGGCACTTTATTATTATTGCCTAGCAGCTAAAAAGGGCTTACATGAGGCACATATATCTATAAGCTATCTCTTGAATCCAAAAACTATTTGTGAACATAAACAGTCACTTGATAAAAACCTTCTTGAAACATATATAACATTACATCCTTTGTCTTTGCGATCATCAGCAACTACTCAGTCTTATATTGAAAAGGTTAAAGAGCTGTACAAAGATCTACAAAATGCAAAAAGCAACTCAAATAGCACTAATCCATTAGAGCAATACCATCTCAAGGCAAAACAAAATAAACTCTACAAAATAATAGCTGACTACCACATGACTCAAGCCTTGTTTGAAACATCTATAGACAAACTCTTAGATTTCTCTCTCGACCTTCTTACCAGTAATAAGGGTGGACTTTATTTAGGTAGAGATAGCCTCTGTAAAGTACAGGAAATAGTAGATGCAATTGATAACTCTTGTATAAAAATACTTAGCTTAGAACAAAAAAATAAAATAAATTTTATAAACACATTACTGCACACCAGACAAGCACCTGCTGTTTAA
- a CDS encoding ankyrin repeat domain-containing protein, with protein MSNNNRFHFLMFFLSLGFLNATKCMQAPADFNYFAALPQELKKKILLQLVTLPEINIPNKYKIDIKYYISDLRNVAFSCNNLYKYFMNDANFNREAFEKMYTQLPNLVSEKAQAQDLLNNGRIIPLRENERKLFDLSLKIQTLIALGTSQAKLFFDEQCMQGKTATEIGLNLLQLLINACSRLSSISYPGFNKHQCTPIEITEYKTDLAKERYTINKLIQWLGADVNMIVDSNNSSLLMHATKTLNKRCVKLLLSKGASINLKDKEGNTALLVAILALKDEQYINYQSFLKLVSLFIDAGANVNDSNTKGFTPLHYTLMSSFSSSLSVAETSRGIAKVLIEKGANCDFRPRGSLESGQPLETPYQFVCRKHTYEEDNHTKRDWAHLKDLMEKQQADKKWCVIQ; from the coding sequence ATGTCAAACAACAACAGATTTCATTTTTTAATGTTCTTTTTATCACTTGGGTTTTTAAATGCTACTAAATGTATGCAAGCACCTGCTGATTTCAATTATTTTGCTGCATTACCTCAAGAGCTCAAAAAAAAAATATTGCTACAATTAGTTACTCTCCCAGAAATTAATATTCCTAATAAGTATAAGATAGATATTAAGTACTACATTTCTGATCTAAGAAATGTAGCGTTTTCATGTAACAATCTTTATAAGTATTTTATGAACGATGCTAATTTTAATAGAGAAGCTTTTGAAAAAATGTACACACAACTACCAAATTTAGTATCTGAAAAAGCACAAGCTCAGGATCTTTTAAACAACGGGCGAATAATTCCTCTACGTGAGAATGAGAGAAAACTGTTTGATTTATCTTTAAAAATTCAAACTTTGATTGCTTTAGGTACTTCTCAAGCTAAATTGTTCTTTGATGAACAATGCATGCAAGGTAAAACAGCTACAGAAATAGGACTTAATCTGCTGCAGCTATTAATAAACGCTTGTAGCAGATTAAGTTCTATTTCTTATCCTGGCTTTAATAAACACCAGTGTACACCTATTGAAATAACAGAGTATAAAACTGATCTTGCCAAAGAGAGATACACAATAAATAAGCTGATACAGTGGTTAGGTGCAGATGTAAATATGATTGTTGATTCAAATAACTCTTCTTTACTTATGCATGCAACAAAAACACTCAATAAAAGATGTGTTAAGTTATTGCTTTCTAAAGGAGCAAGTATTAACTTAAAAGATAAAGAGGGTAATACAGCTCTTCTTGTAGCTATTTTAGCACTTAAGGATGAGCAATATATTAACTACCAGTCATTCTTAAAATTAGTCTCTTTGTTTATAGATGCAGGAGCAAACGTAAATGATAGTAATACTAAAGGGTTTACCCCACTTCATTATACTCTCATGTCATCTTTCTCTTCCTCTCTAAGTGTAGCTGAAACTTCTAGAGGAATAGCAAAAGTACTTATCGAAAAAGGTGCTAATTGCGACTTTAGGCCTCGTGGATCTTTAGAATCTGGTCAGCCTTTAGAAACTCCTTACCAGTTTGTTTGTCGTAAACATACTTATGAGGAAGATAATCACACTAAGCGCGATTGGGCTCATTTAAAGGATCTTATGGAAAAGCAGCAGGCTGATAAGAAATGGTGTGTAATCCAATAA
- the ruvB gene encoding Holliday junction branch migration DNA helicase RuvB, producing MDVTMKSPESISFLHLQEVQEDQSLDFHPKSFDDYLGQKELKQKLHVYTTAALMRKEPLDHLLLFGPPGLGKTTLAQIMAHIMGVGIKICSGPMLERTGDLVALLSGLEPRDILFIDEIHRMPTPVEEVLYSAMEHFKVDVIIGQGAGAQSINLPLSPFTLVGATTKTGMLSAPLRSRFGISERLEFYEDTDLKDIVLQNARYLKVSLSNDAALLIGQAARGTPRIAKKLLRRVRDFAQVNYNGQASDDIVREALSFLGIDSEGLNRLDYTLLKTIIECFNGGPVGLETLASVLGEDAHTLEDVYEPFLLRRGYLEKTSRGRQIPYKTLPYLKSKFFGQQLLS from the coding sequence ATGGATGTGACTATGAAATCACCTGAAAGCATAAGCTTTTTGCATCTACAAGAAGTACAAGAAGATCAAAGTCTTGATTTTCATCCTAAAAGCTTTGACGACTATTTAGGGCAAAAAGAACTCAAACAAAAATTACATGTATACACTACCGCTGCTTTAATGCGCAAAGAGCCTCTTGACCATCTGTTGCTTTTTGGTCCACCGGGGCTAGGAAAAACTACTCTAGCACAAATTATGGCCCATATTATGGGAGTGGGCATTAAAATTTGTAGTGGCCCTATGCTTGAGCGCACGGGTGACTTAGTAGCATTACTTTCAGGCCTTGAGCCACGCGATATTTTATTTATAGATGAGATACACCGTATGCCAACACCTGTAGAAGAAGTGTTATATAGTGCAATGGAACATTTTAAAGTAGACGTAATTATTGGCCAAGGAGCAGGTGCACAATCTATTAATTTGCCATTAAGTCCTTTTACTCTTGTAGGCGCTACAACAAAAACAGGTATGCTCTCAGCACCACTACGTAGCCGTTTTGGCATTAGTGAGCGGCTAGAATTTTACGAAGATACCGATTTAAAAGATATAGTACTACAAAATGCGCGCTATTTAAAAGTCTCTCTTTCAAATGATGCCGCACTACTTATAGGCCAAGCAGCGCGTGGCACGCCTCGTATAGCAAAAAAGTTATTACGTCGTGTACGGGATTTTGCACAAGTTAATTATAATGGTCAAGCATCAGATGATATTGTGAGAGAAGCGCTCAGTTTTTTAGGCATAGATTCAGAAGGATTAAATAGACTTGACTATACTTTACTTAAAACTATTATTGAATGCTTTAACGGTGGACCTGTCGGTCTTGAAACACTAGCCTCGGTGCTTGGCGAAGATGCACACACATTAGAAGACGTCTATGAGCCTTTTTTGCTACGTCGTGGCTACCTAGAAAAAACATCACGAGGTCGACAGATTCCCTATAAAACGTTACCTTATTTAAAAAGCAAGTTTTTTGGACAACAGCTACTATCGTAG
- a CDS encoding YebC/PmpR family DNA-binding transcriptional regulator → MAGHSKWKQIKHKKAKEDSKRGKLFTKLIKEISIAARSGGGDPAGNARLRFLMEKAKEINMPQENTIRAIKRGTGELPGVSYERYMYEGYGPGNSAILIEVLTDNKNRAIAELRTLFSKKGGILAESGAVSWMFDKLGVLEVPTTGLTEDTLLENLLAYPVKDIKEEDDTFSIITDAKALEEVKQGLTSMGIKVENSEIEWLPRETIELGPDLEEKAFEFLGAIEDLDDVQNVYTNLA, encoded by the coding sequence ATGGCTGGCCATTCAAAATGGAAACAAATTAAACATAAAAAAGCAAAAGAAGATTCAAAAAGAGGCAAACTTTTTACTAAACTCATAAAAGAGATCTCTATAGCTGCCCGTTCAGGCGGAGGAGACCCTGCAGGGAACGCTCGCTTACGCTTTTTAATGGAAAAAGCTAAAGAGATCAATATGCCTCAAGAAAATACTATTAGGGCTATCAAGCGTGGCACCGGAGAGCTTCCAGGCGTAAGCTATGAACGGTACATGTATGAAGGATATGGCCCAGGCAATAGCGCCATACTTATTGAAGTACTTACCGATAACAAAAATAGAGCTATAGCTGAACTTCGTACATTATTTAGTAAAAAAGGCGGCATTCTTGCTGAAAGTGGTGCTGTAAGTTGGATGTTTGACAAATTAGGTGTTCTTGAAGTACCTACAACTGGGCTTACTGAAGATACGTTACTTGAAAACCTTCTTGCGTACCCAGTAAAAGATATTAAAGAGGAAGATGATACTTTTAGTATTATAACTGATGCCAAAGCACTAGAAGAAGTCAAACAAGGGCTTACTAGTATGGGCATAAAAGTAGAAAATTCAGAAATAGAGTGGTTGCCTCGAGAAACAATAGAGCTCGGCCCTGATTTAGAAGAAAAAGCTTTCGAATTTTTAGGAGCCATAGAAGATTTAGATGATGTACAAAACGTTTACACTAATTTAGCATAA
- the dnaE gene encoding DNA polymerase III subunit alpha has product MDKHFTHLHLHTDHSLLDGAITLDKLVNFGKKNNFKALAITDHGNIFGAVKFFQQAQKAGIKPILGMEAYFTENAALRDADNKYYHLILLVQNAVGYKNLCKLISFAYQQGFYFKPRIDYAILEQYSEGLIVTSACLGGHIPSLLMQNNYEEADKRIDWFLRVFGKERFYLEVQPEDQEDQKILNKKIFEIAKRKDVHVVATGDCHYVTPEDREAHEVMLAIQTHHKVTDPGRFTFGDCRVHMRTQNEMLEIFKDNPEAIWNTGKIADMCNFTFETGKLFFPQFEIPDTYTQESYFEELCKTGLQKLFDTGRIDINQPELYWDRLSVEIKLIVSMGFIGYFLVVSDFIGWARTNGIPVGPGRGSAAGSLVAWALQITDIDPLKYNLLFERFLNPERISMPDIDIDFCIEGRDAVIEYVRTKYGHDKVCQIITFGTMMAKGVIKDVARALGFPFEDSNALTDLIPDQLKITLTEALEQEPKLKELIAGSPNVAKLFDLALRLEGITRHASKHAAGIVISPEPISDVLPVYIPSKSTDLVTQYAMTELESLGYLKMDFLGLKNLTLIDRAIKLIQQNHALTIDITKLPLDDAKTFALLCRGETSGVFQLESDGLKDVLRRLQPACFEDIIAVNALYRPGPLGSGMVDDFIECKHGRQPIKYIFPELEPLLKETYGVIVYQEQVIKIASSIANYSLGEADILRRAMGKKKADEMDRQKAIFVERAIKRNFDGKKSGELFDLMAYFAGYGFNKSHSAAYALIAYQTAYLKANFCAEFMACLISLEASDGDQMAFYVQAAKEIGLTILPPDVNQSQVNFSVVDGNIRFGLHGIKNVGKTALENIIKEREAKGSFRDLLDLCNRVDLRSCNKRVLESLIYSGALDQLPGNRSQKFEELAKVIDRALEKKKAARTGQLGLFDQRKAATQGQEDTEIFMYQARAEWSDAIKLEKEKEVVGLYVTAQPLDSYARQLAWAQTTHFAQASKLPIESAIICGGSLAASKVVTTKKGDKMAFLTLEDTTSRAEIVVFPKLYTQVGPWLDSYQVFLVKGTLDTTSTQTPKIKAQTCIPLDLLFEPWACEKLVVGLPENFEPALLSTLKSKLVTGSTGLEFHFVEKEKPLRLVAKDKIRLDAQALLELEKYNITLTILF; this is encoded by the coding sequence ATGGATAAACATTTCACGCATTTACACTTACATACTGATCATTCACTACTTGATGGCGCTATTACTCTTGATAAGCTTGTCAACTTCGGTAAAAAAAATAATTTTAAAGCTTTGGCCATTACCGATCATGGTAATATTTTTGGTGCTGTAAAGTTTTTCCAACAAGCCCAAAAAGCTGGCATTAAGCCCATACTAGGTATGGAAGCTTATTTCACTGAAAATGCAGCCTTACGTGACGCTGATAATAAGTATTATCATTTAATTTTACTGGTACAAAATGCTGTAGGGTATAAAAATTTATGTAAGCTTATCTCATTTGCTTATCAACAGGGATTTTATTTTAAACCTCGTATAGATTACGCTATTTTAGAACAATACTCTGAAGGCCTTATTGTTACCTCTGCATGCTTAGGTGGCCATATACCAAGCTTGCTTATGCAAAACAACTACGAAGAAGCTGACAAAAGAATAGACTGGTTTTTACGTGTATTTGGCAAAGAGCGCTTTTATCTTGAAGTACAGCCTGAAGATCAAGAAGACCAAAAAATATTAAATAAAAAGATTTTTGAAATAGCCAAGCGTAAAGACGTTCACGTAGTAGCAACTGGTGATTGCCATTATGTAACTCCAGAAGATCGTGAAGCTCATGAAGTCATGCTTGCTATTCAAACACATCATAAAGTTACCGACCCAGGCAGATTTACTTTTGGTGATTGTCGTGTACACATGCGCACACAAAACGAGATGCTCGAGATATTTAAAGATAATCCTGAAGCTATCTGGAATACCGGAAAAATTGCTGATATGTGTAACTTTACCTTTGAAACGGGCAAGCTTTTTTTTCCTCAATTTGAAATACCAGACACCTATACTCAAGAAAGTTATTTTGAAGAGCTCTGTAAAACAGGCCTACAAAAGCTGTTTGATACAGGGCGTATCGATATAAATCAACCAGAACTCTATTGGGATCGCTTAAGCGTAGAAATAAAGCTTATCGTAAGTATGGGCTTTATTGGTTACTTTTTAGTAGTAAGTGACTTTATAGGCTGGGCTCGCACAAACGGCATTCCTGTGGGTCCTGGTCGTGGATCAGCAGCTGGATCGCTTGTTGCCTGGGCACTACAGATTACTGATATAGATCCGCTTAAGTACAACCTGCTTTTTGAGCGTTTTTTAAACCCTGAACGAATCTCTATGCCTGATATAGATATAGATTTTTGTATTGAGGGTCGTGATGCTGTCATAGAATATGTTCGCACCAAATATGGCCATGACAAAGTGTGCCAAATTATTACCTTTGGTACTATGATGGCTAAAGGTGTAATCAAAGACGTAGCACGCGCTTTAGGATTTCCCTTTGAAGATTCAAATGCCTTAACTGATCTTATACCAGATCAGCTTAAAATTACCCTTACTGAAGCTCTTGAACAAGAACCTAAGCTCAAAGAACTTATCGCAGGCAGTCCCAATGTTGCAAAGCTGTTTGATCTTGCATTGCGCTTAGAAGGAATAACACGCCATGCATCTAAACATGCTGCAGGTATAGTAATATCACCTGAACCTATAAGCGATGTGCTTCCTGTCTATATACCTTCAAAATCAACTGATTTGGTTACCCAGTATGCAATGACTGAACTTGAAAGTCTTGGGTACTTAAAGATGGACTTTCTGGGGCTTAAAAATTTAACACTTATCGATAGAGCAATAAAACTTATACAGCAAAACCATGCTCTTACAATAGATATAACTAAACTACCACTTGATGATGCTAAAACATTTGCTTTGTTATGCCGTGGTGAAACTTCTGGGGTATTCCAGTTAGAATCTGATGGTCTTAAAGATGTATTAAGGCGCTTGCAACCCGCTTGCTTTGAAGACATAATCGCCGTTAACGCGCTGTATAGACCCGGGCCATTAGGCTCAGGAATGGTTGACGACTTTATTGAATGTAAGCATGGCAGACAGCCTATTAAGTATATCTTTCCTGAGTTAGAGCCACTTTTAAAAGAGACGTATGGCGTAATTGTTTATCAAGAGCAAGTAATAAAAATAGCTTCTTCTATAGCCAATTATAGTTTAGGTGAAGCTGATATATTACGTCGTGCTATGGGTAAGAAAAAAGCTGACGAGATGGACAGACAAAAAGCTATTTTTGTCGAACGTGCCATAAAACGTAATTTTGATGGAAAAAAATCGGGTGAATTATTTGATCTTATGGCCTACTTTGCAGGCTACGGATTTAACAAATCTCACTCAGCTGCTTATGCGCTTATTGCTTATCAAACTGCTTATTTAAAAGCCAATTTTTGTGCTGAATTTATGGCCTGCTTAATTTCTTTAGAAGCAAGCGACGGCGATCAAATGGCGTTTTACGTACAAGCTGCCAAAGAGATAGGCCTTACTATACTGCCGCCTGACGTTAACCAATCGCAGGTTAACTTTAGTGTAGTTGATGGCAACATACGCTTTGGACTACATGGTATTAAAAACGTTGGTAAAACAGCACTTGAAAATATTATTAAAGAGCGTGAAGCTAAAGGCTCTTTTAGGGATCTACTTGATTTATGTAATCGTGTTGATTTACGTAGTTGCAATAAGCGTGTGCTTGAAAGTTTAATTTACTCAGGAGCACTTGATCAACTGCCAGGCAACAGGTCTCAAAAGTTTGAAGAGCTAGCAAAAGTTATCGATAGAGCACTTGAAAAAAAGAAAGCCGCACGCACAGGCCAACTCGGTCTTTTTGATCAACGTAAAGCAGCAACCCAAGGACAAGAAGACACAGAAATTTTCATGTACCAAGCACGTGCAGAATGGTCTGATGCTATTAAGCTTGAAAAAGAAAAAGAAGTTGTAGGCCTCTATGTAACAGCGCAACCGCTTGATAGCTATGCACGGCAACTAGCGTGGGCACAAACTACGCACTTTGCTCAAGCGAGTAAATTACCTATAGAAAGTGCAATTATTTGTGGTGGTTCACTTGCTGCAAGCAAAGTAGTTACCACTAAAAAAGGTGACAAAATGGCCTTTTTAACTCTAGAAGATACGACAAGCCGCGCTGAAATAGTGGTGTTTCCTAAATTGTACACTCAAGTAGGGCCCTGGCTTGATAGCTACCAAGTCTTTTTAGTTAAAGGGACTCTTGATACTACTTCAACACAAACACCTAAAATTAAAGCACAAACGTGTATTCCACTTGATTTATTGTTTGAGCCTTGGGCTTGTGAAAAGCTTGTTGTAGGATTACCAGAGAATTTTGAGCCTGCATTACTTTCTACTCTTAAAAGCAAACTTGTAACTGGTTCTACGGGGCTTGAGTTCCATTTTGTAGAAAAAGAAAAACCACTACGCTTAGTGGCTAAAGATAAAATACGCTTAGATGCCCAAGCTCTTTTAGAGTTAGAAAAATATAATATAACTCTCACAATACTCTTTTAA
- a CDS encoding YicC family protein, giving the protein MVLSMTGFSSTILEVGKIHLTMTLKSLNSRFFEVNCKLPYLLTHLETDIIKLCKAKLYRGNVYATVYMTNPHALTSGIEPSLTTVGGYLKALETIKQQFSLSGSVSVSDILTLPNIFEVKEGLIDEATTATIMQAISELIESLNQTRIQEGSQLAHDINQRIVFIKQYLEKLEPRAQEVLKQRKETLLNNFKAVLAENNQEVSHESQNMMIYSQLEKMDIHEEIVRFKTHLDSLTQCLESSNKEKGKKLDFTLQELFREINTIASKCLDATISSLAINIKFELEKAREQSQNIV; this is encoded by the coding sequence ATGGTATTAAGCATGACAGGTTTTAGCTCAACTATACTTGAAGTTGGCAAAATACATTTAACTATGACATTAAAGTCACTAAACTCTCGTTTTTTTGAAGTAAATTGTAAATTGCCTTACTTACTCACCCATTTAGAAACAGATATTATCAAGCTGTGCAAGGCTAAACTGTATAGAGGCAATGTGTACGCTACTGTGTATATGACTAATCCGCATGCTTTAACCTCAGGTATTGAGCCCTCTTTAACTACTGTCGGTGGCTACCTAAAAGCTCTTGAAACTATAAAACAGCAATTTTCTTTAAGTGGCTCTGTATCGGTAAGCGATATTTTAACATTACCTAATATATTTGAAGTCAAGGAAGGCCTTATAGACGAGGCTACAACTGCTACTATTATGCAAGCTATAAGTGAACTTATTGAATCACTCAATCAGACTCGTATCCAAGAAGGGTCACAACTAGCCCATGATATTAATCAACGCATTGTTTTTATAAAACAGTATCTTGAAAAGTTAGAGCCACGCGCACAAGAAGTACTCAAACAACGCAAAGAAACATTACTTAACAATTTCAAAGCAGTACTTGCAGAAAATAATCAAGAAGTTAGCCATGAATCTCAAAACATGATGATATACAGCCAACTTGAAAAGATGGATATACACGAAGAAATTGTACGTTTTAAAACGCATCTAGACAGTTTAACTCAATGCCTTGAATCTAGTAACAAAGAAAAAGGCAAAAAACTTGATTTCACTCTCCAAGAGCTTTTTAGAGAGATTAATACAATAGCCTCTAAATGCTTAGATGCTACAATTAGTAGCCTTGCTATTAATATAAAGTTTGAACTTGAAAAAGCACGTGAACAATCACAAAATATAGTTTAA
- a CDS encoding ankyrin repeat domain-containing protein: protein MSKNNRFIFVILFLLLGFFNSTTSMQTPSDLNYFAVLPQDLKKAILLQLVTVQEVSISDGYVRDIKYHIFDLRNTALSCKSLYNYFMDNAAFNREAFDKMYTELQSVVSQELQVDSLLKGKRAASLREDNRSQLEFILKNWTLIALGTSQAKLFFDEQCMQGKTDTEKHAYLLLLLLKTCEQLSYLSNPKHNQNCTDTQIAQYKSNVSKVKYEINKLMQWLGADVNMIVDSNNSSLLMYAAKKINKKWAKLLLAKGANINLKDKEGNTALFIALLANNNKKSISYPAFLDLVSLLINAGAQVNDLNVKGLTPLHYALMASTSSKISKSITAKEVVKVLTQKGANCDFRSSESLEVGQPLETSYEFVCRQYNKSSYYRHDWADLKALMEKQQADKKWCVIQ, encoded by the coding sequence GTGTCAAAAAACAACCGATTCATTTTTGTAATTCTCTTTTTATTACTTGGATTTTTCAATAGTACTACCTCTATGCAGACACCGAGTGATTTAAATTATTTTGCCGTATTGCCTCAAGACCTTAAAAAAGCAATACTACTACAGTTAGTTACTGTTCAAGAAGTTAGTATTTCGGATGGTTATGTTAGGGACATTAAGTACCATATCTTTGATCTAAGAAATACAGCACTCTCATGTAAAAGCCTGTATAACTATTTTATGGACAATGCTGCTTTTAATAGAGAAGCTTTTGATAAAATGTATACAGAGTTACAAAGTGTAGTATCGCAAGAATTACAAGTTGATAGTCTTTTAAAAGGCAAAAGAGCAGCTTCATTACGTGAAGATAATAGGTCTCAGTTAGAGTTTATTTTAAAAAATTGGACTTTGATTGCTTTAGGTACTTCTCAAGCTAAATTGTTCTTTGATGAACAGTGCATGCAAGGCAAAACAGATACAGAAAAGCATGCTTATCTGCTCCTATTATTACTAAAGACTTGCGAACAATTAAGCTATCTCTCTAATCCCAAACATAATCAAAATTGTACAGACACCCAAATAGCACAATATAAATCTAATGTTTCCAAAGTGAAATACGAGATAAATAAGCTGATGCAGTGGTTAGGTGCGGATGTAAATATGATTGTTGACTCAAATAACTCTTCCTTGCTTATGTACGCAGCAAAAAAAATTAATAAAAAGTGGGCTAAGTTATTACTTGCTAAAGGAGCCAACATTAATTTAAAAGATAAAGAGGGCAATACAGCTCTTTTTATAGCTCTTTTAGCAAACAATAATAAGAAATCTATTAGTTATCCAGCGTTCTTAGACTTAGTCTCTTTGCTTATAAATGCAGGAGCACAAGTAAACGATCTTAATGTTAAAGGACTTACCCCACTTCATTATGCTCTAATGGCCTCTACCTCTTCTAAAATATCTAAATCTATAACTGCTAAAGAAGTTGTAAAAGTGCTTACTCAAAAAGGCGCTAATTGCGATTTTAGGTCTAGTGAATCGTTAGAGGTTGGTCAGCCTTTAGAAACTTCTTATGAATTTGTTTGTCGTCAATATAATAAAAGTAGTTATTATAGACACGATTGGGCTGATTTAAAGGCTCTTATGGAAAAGCAGCAGGCTGATAAAAAGTGGTGTGTAATCCAATAA